CTATGACTACTCAGTCTCAGTTTAGTCCAACAACAAATCTAAGTTTCTGTTCTTTCCAGCCAATCACAAGCATCCAAATATATGTGTACCAACATAGTCCAGTATCTTAATTAAAAGGCACTCAAACAACATATACGGATTTAACTCTTTCTCAAAATATTACATGGATTTATCAGTCGATCCACAAGAAGGGTAGCTTTAGAATTTCCGTATCTTATTTTGTTCTTAATGCTAAATCCATTCAAGCTATTTATTTTGTACTATCGATCCAGCAGTCGCTGTACAGAAACATATCTTAATCTTCGTTCTAAATCTATGTTGCATGATGTCACTTGACAGCAGACCTATTCTCACAAGGCACAAATATTTACTGTCTCTACAATATATATATTGTGCAAACATTGTCAAGGAAAGAGAACAGTAAGCATCACTGAAGTTCTGAATTTAAAATTTCAACCTTGGTGAAATCAGAAATAGCAGAGTCCAGTTCTCTTTGAAATGCATATGTTGTACCTCTCCCAATTGGTGTCTCTGGATAAGCTGTACTTTCCTGCCGTATCTGCAAATGTAAATGCAGATTTTCAGGCTCCTTTTCTGATTAGAGAGAATAAGCAAGAAAAACTGATAAAAAACAGATTATAGGTAACAAAACCTGATAAAACCAAAAAAAGAACCCGATAAAAAACAGATTATAGGTAACAAAACCTGGTAAAACTTAACGCTGAAATTTGCTTTGAAACAACAATATCCACATGTAAAAGAAATAGAGACGATATCTACTGAAAGTTCGCTGCAAATGGAAGAACTTTTTTTCATTCAGCTGTTCTTTTGATCATTGGCGTACCTTGGACGATCATTGGCGTACCTTGGCCTCAGAGCAGGGGCTCACTATTTTCTAATTCACTAACAGAACTCCGGACCCAAAATTATTAAATGGATGTTCTCCAAGTTAGGATACAATACTGCTAACTATGTTTGCTACCCCACCTCAACGATCACACCTCAGAACCTGCAACCCGAATGCTCGGAACCGGTTTCTTTTTACTTTGTCACTAATAGTGTGTTAATTCACCACTGTCTAGCCCCTAGCCCTGCACCGTTTTTCATTTTTGATTGTTAATTCACCCATATTATCCTGCACACCAACCCAGCCAAGAAACATAGCCAACAAACAAAGCAAGAATGCAGAACATGTAGTGTGGTTAACTGATAAGATTGATCAAACACCATTACAAGACATTCTTAAAAAAATAATGTCAAAGTAGGCAATGAACATGAAGAGTCGGTCAACACTTACGTATAAATTCTAAACATGGGAGAAAAATTAGTTTCATGTGAAAACTGAAGGGAAGGCACATGATGTGACCTTCTGACAATATAAACAATATTCTCATTCATGAAATTCTGAAGTTACCACCGGCTATACGAATAGGATGGCATTGGTTAGGATGTTAGGTACACTGTACTTTCAAAGATGATCGAAAAAAATACAGGATGAGAGAGATACCTTGTCAATTGAACAAGCTCAGCCAAGATAGTTAGATGAGATCTCCTAGTTCTCTACAAAATGCAGGGTGAAAAAAATAAGCAACGCTTGTTATAGTTCTCAATTTCTCAATATGAACCAGAAATGCTAAAATAGACCATCTGATGCTGAAAAATATACAGACAGATGCATGAGAACCCGTTCCTTAAACAAACAGTATGAGAATGTGACGACAAAACAAATTTTATCCTTATACAAATACTATGAGCATGTAATTCCAAAGTAAACACACACTTTGCCAAAACAATAGAAACAAGATGGGATATAATGCTAAAATAAATCCACATAATGCCAAAACTGTAGGATCCAAAAAAGGCAGTCACCTGCGCAACTAAGCAATGTGAGCTATCCTCGAAGAGCCACAACTTATCCGCTGCAAGAGGAAGAACACTACTGGTCACTAACCAGCAGAATAAATCCTAATGACATCTCTGCCAAACAGGCAAAAATGGACCTAGGTAATCATCAGAATCGGGCAGGGAAGGAACCAGCAAAGGTAGCACAGGGCTAGGAAAGGGACCAGAACAATACACTCTTCAACGGCACGCCGGCGGCCAAGGTGACGGCAAGCAAACCGCACGGCCAAGAGGTCACACCCTCGAACTACCTGCAAGACAACTAATGAAAAAGGAAAAGAGGGGAAGTGAGGACCGGCCAGAAGAACGCCTCGAAGGAGCCAAGACGGGATCGCGAGGACCATCACCtgaccgacgacgaggaggagatcaCGGTGAAATCCCCCTAGTACCCTCGCCGGTGCACCCGGGCTCGAGCTcggccacggccgccgccgcgCTAACCAACGCGCCCACATGACCCGGCTTGagctcgtccatggcggccgctGCGCTCACCAATGAGCCGTCACGCCTGGATCCTGCATGCCCCTCGACCCCGACACCGGATCTGGCACCGCCATGAGCCTCTTgacgccgagggggagagggccgagCAGCGGCGGCTCCCCTTCGGGTGATGCAAGAGGATGAGCGACGGGGGGAGGGGGCCGATGGGGAGGAAGGCAGGCGCGGGCGGatggggagggagggaggcaggCGCAGAGGAGAAAGAGAGGAAGGAGAGGGGACGGCGTGAGTGCGGGAGGAGCAGGACGGCTAGGTCGTCTCCATGGGAGCGGCTGGCTTTTATATCCCTGGGTctgaaatgacgaaaatgccctcggcggggcaGCGAAAATACAGGCGGTGGCACACTGGAAAGGATGCCGACGAACCACACAAGCCACGATCATAGCCACAGTCGCTGACCGGCGTGGCCCACCAGCGAGTGACCCcacacattgttggggaacgtagcacaaattcaaaattttcctacgtgtcaccaagatcaatctaggaggtgctagcaacgagaggggaggagtgcatctacatacccttgtagatcgtgagcggaagcgttcaagagaacggggttgatggagtcgtactcgtcgtgatccaaatcaccgatgatcctagcgccgaacggacggcacctccgcgttcaacacacgcacggagcagtgacgtctcctccttcttgatccagcaaggggggaggagaggtttatggagatccagcagcatgacggcgtggtggtggaagtagcgggattccggcagggcttcgccaagcgcaagcggggaggagggagatgtgtcacgggagggagagggaggcgccagggcttggggtcggctgccctcccttccccccactatatatagggccaagggagagggggggcgcagccttggcccttcttccaaggaagggtgcggccagggaggagtccatcctccccaaggcacctaggaggtgccttccccctttaggactctccctttaccttatctcttggcgcatgggcctcttggggctggttcccttggcccatataggccaaggcgcacatcccacagcccatgtgcccccccggggcaggtggaccccttgatggacccccggacccctttcggcactcctggtacaataccgataatgcgcgaaacttttccgatgaccaaaacaagacttcccatatataaatctttacctccggaccattccggaactcctcgtgacgtccgggatctcatccgggactccgaacaactttcgggttaccgcatactaatatctctacaaccctagcgtcaccgaaccttaagtgtgtagaccctacgggttcgggagacacgcagacatgaccgagacgactctccggtcaataaccaacagcgggatctggatacccatgttggctcccacatgctcctcgatgatctcatcggatgaaccacgatgtcaaggattcaatcaatcccgtatacaattccctttgtctaccggtatagtacttgcccgagattcgatcgtcggtatcccgataccttgttcaatctcgttaccggcaagtctctttactcgttacgtaacacatcatcccgtgatcaactccttggtcacattgtgcacattatgatgatgacctgccgagtgggcccagagatacctctccgtttacacggagtgacaaatcccagtctcgatttgtgccaacccaacagacactttcggagatacctgtagtgcacctttatggccacccagttacgttgtgacgtttggtacacccaaagcattcctacggtatccgggagttgcacaatctcatggtctaaggaaatgatacttgacattagaaaagctctagcaaaacgtactacacgatcttgtgctatgcttaggattgggtcttgtccatcacatcattctcctaatgatgtgatcccgttatcaatgacatccaatgtccatggtcaggaaaccataaccatctattgatcaacgagctagtcaactagaggcttactagggacatgttgtggtctatgtattcacacatgtattacggtttccagttaatacaattatagcatgaacaatagacaattatcatgaacaaggaaatataataataaccattttattattgcctctagggcatatttccaacagtctcccacttgcactagagtcaataatctagttcacatcaccatgtgattaacactcaaagttcacatcgccatgtgactaatacccaagagcttactagagtcaataatctagttcacatcaccatgtgattaacactcaatgagttctagggtttgatcatgttatgcttacgagagaggttttagtcaacgggtctgaacctttcagatccgtgtgcgctttataaatctctatgtcatcctgtagatgcagctaccacgcgctacttggagctattccaaataactgctctactatacgaatccggtttactactcagagtcatccggattagtgtcaaagttgcatcgacgtaaccctttacgacgaactcttttaccacctccataatcgagaaaattccttagtccactagatactaaggacaagttcgaccgctgtcatgtgatccattcccggatcactattgtaccccttgactaactcatggtaaggcacacttcaggtgcggtacacagcatagcatattgtagagcctacgtctaaagcataggggacgaccttcgtcctttctctctcttctgctgtgctcaggtcttgagtcttactcaatactcacaccttgtaacacagccaagaactccttctttgctgatctattttgaactccttcaaaaaaacttgtcacggtatgtattcatttgaaagtactattaagcgtttttgatctatccttatagatcttgatgctcaatgttcaagtagcttaatccaggttttccattaaaacacttttcaaatagccctgtatgcttttcagaaattctacatcatttctgatcatcaatatgttaacaacatatactcatcaaaaattctatagtgctcccactcacttctttggagatacaagtttctcataaactttgtataaacccaaaatctgtgatcatctcatcaaagcgtacattccaactccgagatgcttactccagtccttagaaggattgctggagctttgcatacttgttagaatctttcaggattgacaaaccttctggttgtatcacatacaacctttcctcaagaaaatcgtcgaggaaacaatgttttgacatcctatctgcaagatttcataaataatgcagtaactgctaatacaattccaacagactcttagcatcgctatgagtgagaaagtctcatcgcagtcaactccttgaacttgccggaaaacatcttaacgacaagtcgagctttcttaatggtgacacttaccattattgtctgtcttccttttaaaatccatctgcacccaatagccttacgaccatcaagtagttcttccaaagtctatactttgttttatacatggatcctctctcggattttatggcctcgagccattcgtcggaatccgggcccaccatcgcttctccatagctcgtaggttcattgttgtctagcaacatgacttccaagacaggattacgtaccactctgaagtagtacgcatccttgtcgacctacgaggtttggtagtgacttgatccgaagtttcatgatcactatcataagcttccacttcaattggtgtaggtgccacaggaacaacttcctgtgccctgctacacactagttgaagtgacggttcaataacctcatcaagtctccaccatcctcccactcaattctttcgagagaaacttttcctcgagaaaggacttgtttctagaaacaatcaccttgcttccggatctgaaataggaggtatacccaactgttttgggtattctatgaagatgcatttatccgctttgggttcgagcttatcagcctaaaacttttcacataagcgtcgcaaccccaaacttttaagaaacgacagcttaggcttctctaaaccatagttcatacggtgtcgtctcaacggaattgcgtggtgccctatttaaagtgaatgcggttgtctctaatgcctaacccataaacaatagtggtaatttgataagagacatcatggtatgcaccatatccaatagggtgcagtcatgatgttcggacacaccatcacactgtggtgtttcaggcggtattaattgtgaaacactttccacaatgtcttaattgtgtgccaaactcgtaactcagatatctctatgatcatatcatagacattttatcctcttgtcattacgatcttcaacttcactctgaaattacttgaacctttcaataattcagacttgtgtttcatcaagtaaatattctcagcatctactcaaatcatctgtgaagtaagaacatatcgatatccactgcgtgcctcagcactcattggactgcacacatcaaatgtattacttccaacaagttgctctcttgttccatcttactgaaaacgaggcctttcagtcatcttgcccatgtggtatgatttgcatgtctcaagtgattcaaaatcaagtgagtccaaacgatccatctgcatggagtttcttcatgcatatataccaatagacatggttcgcatgtctcaatcttttcaaaaacgagtgagtccaaagatccatctacatggagcttcttcatgcgttctataccaatatgactcaaatggcagtgccacaagtatgtggtactatcattactattttatatcttttggcacgaacatgtgtatcactgcgatcgagattcattttaggtgcaagaccattgaaggtattactcaaataaacagagtaaccattattctccttaaatgaataaccgtattgcgataaacataatccaatcatgtttgtgctcaacgcaaacaccaataacaattatttaggtttaacaccaatctcgatggtagagggagcatgcgacgcttgatcacatcaaccttggaaacacttccaacacatatcgtcatctcacctttagctagtctccgtttattctgcagcttttatttcgagttactaacacttagcaaccgaaccggtatctaataccctggtgctgctaggagtactagtaaagtacacattcatataatgtatatccaatatacttctttcg
This window of the Triticum aestivum cultivar Chinese Spring chromosome 5D, IWGSC CS RefSeq v2.1, whole genome shotgun sequence genome carries:
- the LOC123121202 gene encoding uncharacterized protein, whose product is MDELKPGHVGALVSAAAAVAELEPGCTGEVVLQVVRGCDLLAVRFACRHLGRRRAVEESDKLWLFEDSSHCLVAQRTRRSHLTILAELVQLTRYGRKVQLIQRHQLGEDSSNNHIMKWAIISDAIYISDDEGKRRHKRQRAKKTRGRAPCSEPCLCERTLKRGSCDVPCEKSNVKTIK